A window from Lachnoanaerobaculum umeaense encodes these proteins:
- a CDS encoding YARHG domain-containing protein, giving the protein MFCRKCGKEVKDGLKFCTNCGAPLNQTSNGINAGSNAGVSESSGTIDFRKNDNKKSVVPGSNRKKNKNKKILIVVSVIAGAVLAIALIIFALIYTGAISISIESNERQESSIDKDKKSGKSSKNKDDEEEETSKKSKKDKKKKEKSKKREESTQAATVPSTMPTVAATETMPTMPVVNNEFILPDSNIRVLSRFDLQGLTAEQCRLARNELYARHGRIFDDPNLQSYFQSKSWYYGTIPAANFSESMLNDIEIQNRNLIVEYEKEMGYTK; this is encoded by the coding sequence ATGTTCTGTAGAAAATGTGGTAAAGAGGTAAAAGACGGGCTCAAGTTCTGCACAAACTGTGGTGCACCGTTAAACCAAACTTCTAATGGTATAAATGCCGGTAGTAATGCAGGAGTAAGTGAAAGTAGCGGAACCATTGATTTTAGAAAGAATGATAATAAAAAAAGTGTTGTTCCGGGATCAAATAGGAAGAAAAATAAAAACAAGAAGATTTTGATTGTGGTCAGCGTAATTGCCGGAGCAGTATTAGCTATTGCTTTGATCATTTTTGCTTTGATATATACAGGGGCTATCAGTATATCTATTGAAAGCAATGAAAGGCAGGAAAGCAGTATAGATAAGGATAAAAAGTCCGGTAAGTCATCTAAAAATAAGGATGATGAAGAGGAAGAAACTTCTAAAAAATCAAAGAAGGATAAAAAAAAGAAAGAAAAGTCAAAGAAACGTGAAGAATCTACTCAGGCTGCTACAGTACCAAGTACAATGCCAACAGTTGCAGCTACAGAAACAATGCCGACAATGCCTGTGGTAAATAATGAGTTTATATTACCGGATAGTAATATTAGAGTACTGAGTCGTTTTGATTTACAAGGTCTGACTGCTGAACAATGTCGTCTGGCAAGAAATGAACTATATGCAAGGCATGGAAGAATATTTGACGATCCTAATTTACAAAGCTATTTCCAGTCAAAGAGCTGGTATTATGGAACCATTCCGGCAGCAAATTTCAGCGAGTCTATGCTAAATGATATTGAAATTCAAAACAGAAACTTGATAGTTGAGTATGAAAAAGAAATGGGATATACAAAATAG
- a CDS encoding VWA domain-containing protein encodes MKKIGIILAIIALSFSIAACGLSEKSDLKKITDGKSFTEWEMDMVEQLQAYDLNKDERKILEKIDEDSEDVKDNDYKHQLYLAKKLIKLSEDIDSRFEESANELLEELSDVSVPYASEEDKNQLLEYSKEVKEMISDHDFSNLKEVSESWYELVKNTSSQLTGLNVNIVQFDYTNYPTVRMYVYVKDNSGNVVTNLSPNMFFVSEKKVSSGDFQSVTIKNISMLDEKEALNINMVADTSSSMEGERLSSAKNVMSTFLNTVQFNVGDKVKLTEFNSYIDKTGVFTSDKNALNQKIFSYFASGQTKLYDTLIYAVQDVSGIPGAKCVLAFTDGDDVGSYNSVYDVINVVSAYKIPVYIVRIGDSYSANDADLISITNASGGEFKYFSSFGMDMGNFYSSIYKGMKQYYEVEYELPDSTNYTDMRDIEVYVKNGDIGGSSTMETNSGNDYFSNLLGSFLRSYIVDMNNHNYSQMADKVDENVDPSDTTSIKYQMSLQVTNGFANVVSESLMSYSVSSITVVDENTIKLATNEDYDVILDRKYSSFTGDKLNQVNNLLYRNSWNVGADSQIRIWERVNQKPEYVLKKGSDGVWRFSQYSVDPGTNATISIYDAMIAY; translated from the coding sequence ATGAAAAAAATAGGAATTATTTTAGCTATAATAGCTTTATCCTTTTCCATAGCAGCTTGTGGACTTTCCGAAAAATCAGATCTTAAGAAAATCACTGATGGAAAAAGTTTCACAGAATGGGAAATGGACATGGTTGAGCAACTTCAAGCCTATGATTTGAATAAGGATGAAAGAAAAATATTAGAAAAGATTGATGAGGATTCAGAAGATGTCAAAGATAATGACTATAAACATCAACTTTATTTAGCAAAAAAGCTCATCAAACTAAGTGAGGACATTGATTCAAGATTTGAAGAATCTGCAAATGAATTATTAGAAGAGTTGAGCGATGTCTCTGTTCCCTATGCTTCTGAGGAAGACAAAAATCAACTACTTGAGTACAGTAAAGAAGTCAAGGAAATGATCAGTGATCATGACTTCAGCAATTTAAAGGAAGTTTCTGAGAGTTGGTATGAGCTTGTTAAAAATACAAGTTCACAGCTGACAGGATTGAATGTAAATATAGTTCAATTTGATTATACAAATTATCCTACTGTAAGAATGTATGTGTATGTAAAAGATAATTCAGGCAATGTTGTCACAAATCTGTCTCCTAATATGTTCTTTGTATCTGAAAAGAAAGTTTCAAGTGGTGATTTTCAGTCTGTAACAATAAAAAATATCTCAATGCTTGACGAAAAGGAAGCCCTAAATATAAATATGGTGGCAGATACCAGTTCAAGTATGGAAGGTGAAAGATTAAGCAGTGCAAAGAATGTAATGTCAACTTTCCTTAACACCGTACAGTTTAATGTAGGTGATAAGGTGAAGCTTACGGAGTTCAACTCTTATATTGATAAAACCGGAGTATTTACATCAGATAAAAATGCACTAAATCAAAAGATATTTTCTTATTTTGCTTCCGGTCAGACCAAGCTTTATGATACATTGATTTATGCTGTTCAGGATGTATCCGGTATACCCGGAGCAAAATGTGTGTTAGCATTTACTGACGGTGATGATGTAGGAAGCTATAATAGTGTGTATGATGTAATAAATGTAGTATCAGCATATAAGATACCTGTATATATAGTTAGAATTGGTGATTCTTATAGTGCAAATGATGCCGATCTTATAAGTATCACTAATGCGTCAGGTGGAGAATTCAAATACTTCTCATCATTTGGAATGGACATGGGTAATTTTTATAGTAGTATTTATAAGGGTATGAAACAATACTATGAGGTTGAATATGAATTGCCTGATTCAACAAATTATACAGACATGAGAGATATTGAAGTATATGTAAAGAATGGAGATATAGGTGGAAGTTCCACAATGGAAACCAACTCAGGAAATGATTATTTCAGCAATCTTTTGGGTAGTTTCCTAAGAAGTTATATTGTAGATATGAACAATCATAACTACAGCCAAATGGCAGATAAAGTAGATGAAAACGTTGATCCTTCAGATACTACCTCTATAAAATATCAAATGTCCCTACAGGTAACCAATGGCTTTGCCAATGTAGTAAGTGAAAGCCTTATGTCATACAGTGTCAGCTCAATTACTGTGGTTGATGAAAATACGATAAAGCTTGCCACAAATGAAGACTATGATGTTATACTTGATAGAAAATACAGTTCATTTACCGGAGATAAGCTAAATCAAGTAAATAATTTATTGTATAGAAATTCTTGGAATGTAGGTGCTGACAGCCAGATTCGTATATGGGAGAGAGTAAATCAAAAACCTGAATATGTTTTAAAGAAAGGCAGTGATGGAGTTTGGAGGTTCTCACAGTACTCTGTGGATCCCGGCACTAATGCTACTATTTCAATATATGACGCCATGATAGCTTACTAA
- a CDS encoding DUF5050 domain-containing protein yields the protein MRKIFITIFLLYLSTVFVACGTANKKEVDIVAASNDGNLAGNIISDAKILNDGSTYFFKNPKDEEKLYYLDKDGYIYKMSDDINMKDMHISDYCIYYVNSDPENIDTDKNLYRFSIEREESKKLTDLEFDQGNDSWLNLNSLVDGSCYCSYCRGKDDSYHIAKIDTNGKNLKELYEIPSDNTLGNPMVNVVGDRYLFFLSNDGLNCYDIKKEKNTVQIPYFECKSYMVYDGNIYYVRGSNLKSISLDANNEEKIYDGSDLDFNADSIFFNIYKDKIYLLAKSDDQKVGSLKSMNLDGSDVEDIDDEVRWFNIVNGNVFLEYYEGENSSTEMYTYNIAQDTEIGQLPNIDTLDEDTTLEETAAIEITAQENKSESKVVETKVVENKKDDNYYMDKYAPVINVYKKVKDSGKDYLSEKEQSYIGNYVSPRNIEYFMYDFIDINNNGSKEMVVVDTESSEKHIEAIYTLHGGDPEFLEYFMRNMAESEVCILNNGYICNYRGRSGSYYTEISKLDSNDNKIIINRYEYYEGTIDEDFKNAHYKINDVEVTEDEYVEALKYFNNVKYILVSKYF from the coding sequence ATGAGAAAAATATTTATAACTATATTTCTGCTATATTTAAGTACAGTATTTGTAGCATGTGGAACTGCAAATAAAAAGGAAGTAGATATTGTTGCTGCAAGTAATGATGGAAATCTTGCAGGCAATATAATTTCTGATGCAAAAATATTAAATGATGGTAGTACATACTTTTTTAAGAATCCCAAGGACGAAGAAAAACTCTATTATTTGGATAAAGATGGTTATATATATAAAATGTCTGATGATATAAATATGAAAGATATGCATATATCAGACTACTGTATTTACTATGTAAACTCGGATCCGGAGAATATCGATACTGACAAGAATCTATACAGATTTTCTATTGAGAGAGAAGAGTCAAAGAAGCTTACAGATTTAGAATTTGATCAGGGTAATGACAGCTGGCTTAATTTAAACAGCTTGGTAGATGGGAGCTGTTATTGCAGCTATTGCAGAGGAAAAGACGACAGTTATCATATTGCTAAAATAGATACAAATGGGAAGAATTTGAAAGAGTTGTATGAAATTCCATCAGATAATACTTTGGGAAATCCAATGGTGAATGTGGTAGGAGACAGATATTTGTTTTTCTTATCAAATGACGGACTTAATTGTTATGATATTAAGAAAGAAAAAAATACTGTTCAGATTCCATACTTTGAGTGTAAGAGTTATATGGTTTATGATGGGAATATATATTATGTAAGGGGAAGTAATCTAAAAAGTATTAGCTTGGATGCTAACAATGAAGAGAAAATATACGATGGTTCAGATTTGGATTTTAATGCAGATAGTATTTTTTTTAATATATACAAAGATAAAATATATTTACTTGCAAAATCAGACGATCAAAAGGTAGGTTCACTAAAATCTATGAATTTAGATGGAAGCGATGTAGAGGATATAGATGATGAAGTTAGATGGTTTAATATAGTTAATGGAAATGTATTCCTTGAGTATTATGAGGGCGAAAACTCATCTACAGAAATGTATACATACAATATTGCACAGGATACTGAGATAGGGCAGCTGCCAAATATTGATACATTAGACGAAGATACAACATTAGAAGAGACTGCAGCAATAGAAATCACAGCACAGGAAAATAAGTCAGAATCTAAAGTAGTGGAGACTAAAGTGGTTGAGAATAAAAAAGACGATAATTACTATATGGATAAATATGCTCCGGTGATAAATGTATATAAAAAGGTAAAGGATTCAGGAAAGGACTATTTATCTGAAAAAGAGCAGAGTTATATTGGAAACTATGTAAGTCCACGAAATATTGAATATTTTATGTATGATTTTATTGATATTAATAATAATGGTAGTAAAGAAATGGTTGTAGTAGATACTGAAAGTAGTGAAAAACATATTGAAGCTATATATACCTTACATGGTGGCGATCCGGAGTTTTTGGAATATTTTATGCGTAATATGGCGGAATCTGAGGTATGTATTTTAAATAATGGATATATTTGCAATTACCGTGGTCGCAGTGGATCTTATTATACAGAAATATCAAAACTGGATTCAAATGATAATAAGATTATTATAAATAGATATGAGTATTATGAGGGAACTATTGATGAAGACTTTAAGAATGCACATTATAAGATAAATGATGTGGAAGTAACAGAAGATGAATATGTTGAAGCATTAAAATACTTTAATAATGTGAAGTATATTTTGGTTAGTAAGTATTTTTAG
- a CDS encoding DUF5050 domain-containing protein, producing the protein MKKINLFKKSIIHLISIVSVCMLFTGCTVGKSSNTDKREERTSKSEKNKKKADNIGEDNKVEDKEEVKELKNTAVNDGNLVGNIICYARMVDNGVDYYFRNPEDQDRIYTVDMGRNVRRISENIFMKDMHIFDGYIYYANTYTGEQKNIDFTDRNIYRYSIATGENTRLTNLNFANGDDAWLSLNSLVDNYCYFSYSNGQDGIYHIAKVRIDGENLTELFTIPAGQNVGNPNLSVVDRRYLYFLTKEGLNCYDMETKQNSVVIPKFDCQNYIIYDGTLYYTEEDPYLRSSDLTGGNQKIVYDGSGIGFKVDSVQFNIYENTLYVLEKSYEEKKGSLKRMNIDGSNVFDIADNIKWFNIVNGNVFLRYWDGKISTDTELFTYNIAENTPIVNLVNFGIAKMKAEAAVPSVQETKTYKDDDYYMDKYSPVIAEWREVMSTGSLLDSPVYVDYISDIPDYTVKYSFVDLNNNGSKEMIVSEGEYIYAIYTLQNGTPITVETAFPRCSVHIIVGGSIYTETDIMGVHTRTIEELDENDNIVKTVDASHSEDGDTMKYFISNEEVSESDYYTLCMRYGIDMYYKDNLDKKYQGSRSF; encoded by the coding sequence ATGAAAAAGATAAATTTATTTAAAAAGTCAATTATACATTTGATAAGCATAGTATCAGTTTGTATGCTATTTACAGGATGTACGGTAGGTAAAAGTAGTAATACTGATAAACGCGAGGAGAGAACTTCTAAATCTGAAAAAAATAAGAAAAAAGCAGATAATATAGGAGAGGACAATAAAGTAGAGGATAAGGAAGAAGTCAAAGAACTTAAGAATACTGCTGTAAATGATGGAAATCTCGTTGGTAATATAATTTGTTATGCTAGAATGGTAGACAATGGAGTTGACTATTATTTTAGAAACCCTGAAGATCAAGATAGAATTTATACTGTAGATATGGGAAGGAATGTAAGGCGAATATCAGAAAATATTTTTATGAAGGATATGCATATATTCGATGGATATATATATTACGCAAATACCTATACGGGAGAGCAAAAGAATATCGATTTTACAGATAGAAATATATACAGATACTCTATAGCTACAGGAGAAAATACTAGGCTTACAAATCTTAATTTTGCAAATGGGGATGATGCTTGGCTTAGTTTAAATAGTTTAGTAGATAATTATTGCTATTTTAGTTATTCAAATGGTCAGGACGGAATATATCATATTGCAAAAGTAAGAATAGATGGAGAGAATCTGACTGAACTATTTACAATTCCTGCCGGACAGAATGTAGGGAATCCTAATCTAAGTGTGGTAGATAGGAGATATTTATACTTCCTGACAAAGGAGGGGCTAAATTGCTATGATATGGAAACAAAGCAAAACTCTGTAGTAATACCGAAATTTGACTGTCAGAACTATATAATTTATGACGGTACACTATACTATACTGAGGAAGATCCATATCTTAGAAGTAGCGACCTTACAGGTGGAAATCAAAAAATAGTTTATGATGGTTCCGGAATTGGCTTTAAAGTTGACAGTGTACAGTTCAATATATATGAAAATACTTTGTATGTGCTTGAGAAATCCTATGAAGAAAAAAAGGGTTCACTTAAAAGAATGAATATTGACGGAAGTAATGTATTCGATATAGCAGATAATATCAAATGGTTTAATATAGTGAACGGAAATGTATTCTTGAGATATTGGGATGGAAAGATCAGTACTGATACAGAGCTATTTACATATAATATTGCTGAAAATACTCCTATAGTAAATCTTGTAAATTTTGGTATAGCAAAGATGAAGGCTGAGGCAGCAGTACCAAGTGTACAGGAAACAAAGACTTATAAAGATGATGATTACTATATGGATAAATACTCCCCGGTGATAGCTGAGTGGAGAGAGGTTATGTCTACAGGAAGTCTATTAGATTCTCCTGTATACGTTGATTATATAAGTGATATACCTGATTACACTGTAAAATACAGTTTTGTCGATTTAAATAATAATGGAAGTAAGGAAATGATAGTATCCGAGGGAGAATATATATATGCCATATATACCTTACAAAATGGAACACCTATTACAGTAGAAACAGCATTTCCGAGATGTTCAGTTCACATTATAGTTGGCGGATCTATTTATACGGAAACGGATATTATGGGTGTACATACAAGAACTATTGAAGAACTTGATGAAAATGACAATATAGTTAAAACTGTTGATGCATCACATAGTGAGGATGGTGATACAATGAAATATTTTATATCAAACGAGGAGGTATCTGAAAGCGATTATTATACTTTATGCATGAGATATGGAATAGATATGTATTACAAGGATAATTTAGATAAGAAATATCAAGGTAGTAGAAGTTTTTAG
- a CDS encoding SH3 domain-containing protein, whose product MKRKGVIVALFCLLLMLCMNACSDGVTIDVRDRQSTREKKRADRDEEEEEDEEDEEDDEAPPTESRKKKKKKTAKTTEIETTEESIIIETYSQPQETLPQETLPPTTQPQETLPPATQPQPTQAQVLTTLYVVNCRESITLRTSPSTSASEIRQIPLGAAVSFMENASNGFYKVAYMGNTGYALASYLSESPYDHYTVPATTAADDSFTGIVVNCKQSITLRRVPSTSGAEILQIPLGSLVTVYGRADNGFYYVYYGGYDGYALASYIDPY is encoded by the coding sequence ATGAAGAGAAAAGGTGTAATAGTAGCTTTATTTTGTTTACTTTTGATGCTTTGTATGAATGCATGTAGTGATGGTGTTACTATAGATGTCAGAGATAGACAGTCTACGAGAGAGAAAAAAAGAGCTGATAGGGATGAAGAAGAGGAAGAAGATGAAGAAGATGAAGAAGATGATGAAGCTCCTCCAACAGAATCACGCAAAAAGAAAAAGAAAAAAACTGCTAAGACTACGGAAATAGAAACTACAGAGGAATCTATTATTATTGAGACATATTCACAACCACAGGAAACATTGCCACAGGAAACATTGCCACCGACAACACAACCACAGGAAACATTGCCACCGGCAACACAACCACAGCCAACACAGGCACAGGTTTTGACTACTCTTTATGTGGTGAACTGTAGGGAAAGTATTACATTAAGAACATCTCCATCTACAAGTGCTTCTGAGATAAGGCAGATTCCATTGGGGGCAGCAGTAAGTTTTATGGAAAATGCTTCAAACGGATTTTACAAAGTTGCCTACATGGGCAATACCGGATACGCACTTGCATCTTATTTGAGCGAAAGTCCATATGATCATTATACAGTACCGGCTACTACAGCTGCTGACGATTCATTTACCGGTATTGTGGTAAATTGCAAGCAATCTATTACTCTACGTAGAGTACCAAGTACATCAGGGGCGGAAATACTTCAAATACCTCTTGGTTCATTAGTGACTGTATATGGTAGAGCGGACAATGGATTTTATTATGTATATTATGGCGGTTATGATGGCTATGCCTTAGCAAGCTATATTGATCCATATTAA
- a CDS encoding ABC transporter permease, translating into MFRAYLIVQIKRLLRVLPVVVLFNFIMMIGICAIFALRVGIQEQDERKIGVGIVGNIDNKYMKLGVEMLNNMDSSRVSIKFESMDDSEAKKALREGQIIGYFKIDRDFIDGLENGENRPIVYVSSNGGLMSELSKELASIFSVLIIDSERVIYAADEYLVDHPVYDRVSANTEFNMWLIKNVLARGKIYDVENISVMGNISAIDGYVCGIITLFIMLSGVGLSGLLSGDKVSMLRVLKSKGLSYMSSIICELIISTIYVMISMLILIGGFIIVKSFLLEKSLLSIDSFEFVSGILIVSIMFASMHIFIYELIDQRVVAVLIEILLGISLGYIGGCIYPLSVFPDLIQKVAIFLPSGAGMKLLISGMDYNINIMAITVLIIYTIMFIGGGYVLRNKK; encoded by the coding sequence ATGTTTAGAGCTTATCTGATAGTTCAAATAAAGAGATTATTGAGAGTACTTCCTGTGGTAGTACTCTTTAATTTCATAATGATGATTGGTATCTGTGCCATTTTTGCATTGAGAGTCGGAATACAAGAGCAGGATGAGAGAAAGATCGGTGTTGGAATAGTTGGAAATATAGACAATAAATATATGAAACTTGGAGTTGAAATGTTAAATAATATGGACAGCTCAAGAGTTTCTATTAAGTTTGAAAGCATGGATGATTCGGAGGCAAAAAAGGCATTAAGAGAGGGACAGATAATAGGATATTTTAAAATCGATCGAGATTTTATAGATGGATTGGAGAATGGTGAAAACCGCCCAATAGTGTATGTCAGTTCAAATGGAGGATTGATGAGTGAGCTGTCAAAGGAACTTGCATCTATTTTCTCTGTACTTATAATAGACTCTGAAAGAGTAATATATGCAGCTGATGAATATCTGGTAGATCATCCTGTATATGATAGAGTTAGTGCAAATACTGAGTTTAATATGTGGCTCATAAAGAATGTTTTGGCAAGAGGAAAAATCTATGATGTGGAAAATATAAGTGTAATGGGGAATATATCAGCAATAGACGGATATGTATGTGGAATAATAACACTTTTTATAATGCTCTCAGGTGTTGGTCTTAGCGGGCTTTTATCAGGAGATAAGGTAAGCATGCTTAGAGTGTTGAAATCAAAAGGTCTTTCATATATGTCCTCTATAATTTGTGAACTTATAATATCTACTATATATGTTATGATATCAATGCTGATTTTAATAGGAGGCTTTATAATTGTAAAAAGTTTTCTTTTAGAGAAAAGCCTGTTATCTATAGATTCTTTTGAGTTCGTATCAGGAATACTTATAGTTTCAATTATGTTTGCTTCAATGCATATATTTATATATGAACTTATAGATCAAAGAGTTGTAGCGGTGTTGATAGAAATACTGCTTGGTATATCTCTTGGATATATAGGAGGATGCATATATCCACTGAGTGTTTTTCCTGATTTAATACAAAAAGTTGCAATATTCTTGCCTTCAGGTGCAGGAATGAAGCTGTTAATTAGTGGAATGGACTATAATATTAATATTATGGCAATTACAGTTTTAATTATATATACAATTATGTTTATCGGAGGTGGATATGTTTTACGAAATAAAAAATAA
- a CDS encoding ATP-binding cassette domain-containing protein has protein sequence MSVDSIERKIDIVGIKKKYGRKEILRGIDLTIPFSSCIGILGGNGSGKTTLLSILAGIISADEGSFICESFDLLSDAKRRRFLVGIIPQKNPLIEELSCYDNLKLWHGRKYLDMDMVKKLGVTNFLNKRVSELSEGMKKRLAIACAVSRHSKILLMDEPSAALDIVAKDVIYNYIREFVSDGGIVILVTHDEGELKLCDRQYILKDGILLEYNFDGDIKKLAKMMGD, from the coding sequence ATGAGCGTTGATTCTATCGAAAGAAAAATAGATATAGTCGGCATAAAAAAGAAATATGGAAGAAAAGAGATATTAAGAGGCATAGATCTCACAATTCCATTTTCAAGCTGTATAGGAATACTTGGAGGGAATGGTAGTGGAAAGACTACCCTTCTCTCTATATTGGCAGGTATAATAAGTGCTGATGAAGGCAGCTTTATTTGTGAAAGTTTTGATCTTTTAAGTGATGCAAAGAGGAGAAGATTTTTAGTAGGAATTATTCCTCAGAAAAATCCGCTTATAGAAGAGTTGTCTTGTTATGATAATCTAAAATTATGGCATGGCAGAAAATATCTTGATATGGATATGGTTAAAAAGCTTGGAGTTACAAATTTTTTAAATAAAAGAGTAAGTGAGCTTAGTGAAGGAATGAAAAAAAGACTTGCCATAGCCTGTGCGGTATCACGCCATTCAAAAATACTGCTTATGGATGAGCCAAGTGCAGCTCTTGATATAGTAGCAAAGGATGTTATCTATAATTATATTAGAGAGTTTGTTTCAGATGGTGGTATAGTGATTCTGGTAACACATGATGAAGGGGAACTTAAATTATGTGACAGACAATATATCCTGAAAGATGGAATACTGTTAGAATATAATTTTGATGGTGATATAAAAAAACTTGCCAAGATGATGGGTGATTAA
- a CDS encoding zinc ribbon domain-containing protein, with amino-acid sequence MAKFCAKCGAHMEDSDLVCGQCGTPSGDAGPSNNSKNKGSLFAILGGAIAAIIILVVIINIVVASAGYKSTLNKMVKAIKNNDSMQLEEISSSINYEIYGSFDYEEMLDNFLEYRLDDYEDRVDGEVRNISYEIRDKSEITGRKTEKYKDKLSDEYSIDTDSIKKMVKVKLKLTVKGSKKSISDTIEDLYLIQENGRWKIFFDYIGVFN; translated from the coding sequence ATGGCAAAGTTTTGTGCAAAATGTGGTGCACATATGGAAGATAGTGATTTAGTATGTGGACAATGTGGAACACCAAGTGGAGATGCAGGACCATCCAATAATAGCAAAAATAAAGGTTCTTTATTTGCAATTTTGGGAGGGGCTATCGCAGCAATAATTATATTAGTTGTTATTATAAATATTGTAGTTGCTTCTGCCGGATACAAGTCTACATTAAATAAGATGGTAAAAGCTATAAAGAACAACGATAGTATGCAACTTGAGGAAATTTCAAGCAGTATAAATTATGAGATATACGGATCATTTGATTATGAAGAAATGCTGGATAATTTTTTAGAGTATAGATTGGATGACTATGAAGATAGAGTTGATGGAGAGGTAAGAAATATTTCATATGAAATAAGGGATAAATCTGAAATTACGGGAAGAAAAACAGAAAAGTATAAGGACAAGCTTTCAGATGAGTATAGTATAGATACCGACAGTATTAAGAAGATGGTGAAGGTCAAACTTAAACTGACAGTTAAAGGCTCAAAGAAGTCAATATCGGATACAATAGAGGATCTTTACCTTATACAAGAAAATGGTAGATGGAAAATATTTTTTGACTATATTGGAGTATTTAATTGA
- a CDS encoding N-acetylmuramoyl-L-alanine amidase family protein — protein sequence MRKYRIKHIICAGVLLISIVAGISNVNASTAKRKVRPVTRNNQAETTSVANSTSETKATQNQTSAKSIPTDNGVYHLSKDSKYRPYLWKNADGKTPDYVAYVFEPEVFNGHTVFVDAGHGNNSAPEASQKREKYYPVEDSKLSGMNTSMVGSKAYGYGVEARNTRSVYDNTEIEPEFSLRVSLLLKDKLLKKGYRVVMSRTDYNQNLSNGARSALAGETSDIMVSIHSNTGRSSGTLTFYPGDKDYISEETYPGYTSIMGLTQENIDLSKKLAESMANNITSSTGLKNKGAHTAVLRIFSYSSIPTCLVEVGFADNITDAAILGTKKDLIASSMAQSIDQYFGK from the coding sequence ATGAGAAAATATAGAATAAAGCATATAATATGTGCCGGTGTATTGTTAATATCAATAGTGGCAGGAATTTCAAATGTTAATGCGAGTACAGCCAAGAGAAAAGTAAGACCTGTAACCAGGAATAATCAGGCAGAAACAACTTCTGTAGCAAATAGTACATCTGAGACAAAGGCAACACAAAATCAAACATCAGCAAAAAGTATTCCTACAGATAATGGCGTATATCACTTGAGTAAAGATTCAAAATATAGACCATATCTTTGGAAGAATGCGGATGGTAAGACACCGGATTATGTAGCATATGTGTTCGAGCCGGAAGTGTTTAATGGACATACTGTGTTTGTAGATGCAGGACATGGAAATAATAGTGCACCGGAGGCTAGTCAAAAGAGAGAGAAGTATTATCCGGTGGAAGACTCCAAGCTTAGCGGTATGAATACTTCTATGGTGGGAAGCAAAGCATATGGCTATGGTGTGGAAGCTAGAAATACCAGGAGTGTATATGATAATACTGAGATAGAGCCTGAATTTTCATTAAGGGTTTCACTCTTACTTAAAGATAAGCTTTTAAAAAAAGGGTATCGTGTAGTTATGAGTAGAACTGACTACAATCAAAACTTATCAAATGGTGCAAGAAGTGCATTGGCAGGTGAGACTTCAGATATTATGGTTTCAATTCACTCTAATACAGGAAGAAGTTCAGGCACATTGACTTTCTATCCTGGCGATAAAGATTATATATCCGAAGAGACTTATCCCGGATATACAAGTATAATGGGATTGACACAGGAAAATATAGATTTATCAAAGAAGCTGGCTGAAAGTATGGCAAACAACATAACTTCATCCACAGGACTTAAAAATAAGGGTGCACATACGGCGGTTCTTAGAATTTTTTCATATTCATCTATACCTACTTGCTTAGTTGAGGTAGGTTTTGCAGATAATATAACTGATGCTGCAATCCTTGGAACTAAAAAAGATCTTATTGCAAGTTCAATGGCACAGAGTATAGATCAATATTTCGGTAAATAA